In Amblyomma americanum isolate KBUSLIRL-KWMA chromosome 8, ASM5285725v1, whole genome shotgun sequence, the DNA window gggggggggggggggcatgcctAACATAACACtgctggcgggggggggggggggaggttgagcgcaatgtcgGGGGGGGTGGGGTGCTCTCCGGATAAGTCCCTACTTTGCACAGTGCGTGCCCAAGTTGCCTGCGACTGCATCAAAGAATGCATCTTGTTGCCACGCGAACAAAGGAACGTAGAAGGAAACATACCAGATGTTGCGCAGAAATTCTCGTAATGTTTTGTGATAATTGTCAGTTTTCAGGTGTGCTTACGACAAATATACATATGTGACGTGTCTTTGAAATACTTCTCATCAGCGCTCCGTCCTGTTTCCTTCATCACTTGTCGTTCGCGTGGTTAGAAGATGCACGCAAGAACCAACCAGCTAGCCCGGCTTTCGTCGTTATAGCTGCCTCAAAGAGTGGTCGTGGTGAGGATTTCAGCATCATTCATGAAAAATAGctgcccaaaaaccaataatcGCGATACAATTATATTGCGGCATGAAACGAAAGGAGGATGATAGAtttctatggcgcaagggcatctgcggccaatgagcgccatggcacaaggtttttcaactattcaaggcggggtcgaagacccatttcccaagcattccaccccagataagccgagcaccatgccaggcgaaagcttgtacccattttatcaccggtgggtagccggcggcactgggtatcaaatcccgcacctcccgcatgcgaggcagatgctcaaccacttggccaccactgcgatGCATAAGACGAAAGGAACTTTGGTAACAGGGTCGAGCCTCGGTCCATTTCTCCATTAGGGTTCGAACATTTCATAAACCACATAGGTTTATTTTGCGGTTGTGGTGGAACATTGATTGACCCTCAAGGAAAGGTGGTCGGGAGAGGTGATTAGTAATGGTTTCATTCATTCATGGGAGAAGTGCTTAGTCCAAGATCCCTTCGCGGTCGTGCGGCTGCGTACGCTCTTGAGTTTTATTTTGGGCGTGGTGTAAAAACATCGTACACGCTGATCACAACAAGCGGTACATCGATCAATCCAGAAACTTTTATGCAGTACAGCAATGACGCCAACAAAAAGCGGAAAATCATATAAagcgcagacagacagacagaagagGCAAAAGACAGCATCATGTCTTCTCAACGTAATCTTCGGCGTCGACGTGACGTGGAGCCGACGCTGGGGATCTGCTGGTAGGCACGCCCAACCTCAATAGGACTCGAGGTCGGAAGCACGAGGCCCACGTGCTCATGGCGAGCCGTCCTGAGCACGACTGGCCCATCCTCTTCTAGAGTCGTGTGCCTCCTCACCGAGAATCTTTTTCCTGCGTGGCGGCGTCAGGGACAGCTCTTTCATCATACCAGTCCCGAAACGCCCGATGGCTTTCATGTATCAATGTGCCGATGTAAATGGTTAAATAATCAGGTGTTAGGGGATAGTCACACCCTTCGCGACATTTAGAAGAATTATTCATGGCTGCGCAGAAAGGGGATGTAGTGGATAAGGGCGCCGCCAATAGCTGACTGCCTTGCTGACAGGCGGCACCACAATCAGCTGGCCTCCTGGAACAAGCTGCACATTTACAGTCCACCTTTAATTCCGAAATCAGAGACTATTTCAAGTAAGATATCTGGCATCAGTGACACTCTCATGGCCATCATCTGTCATCTACACTCCACTCTGTGCAACGAAAACTATATTGCACTGTGAACGGCAAGAGTAGTGCCTGCGTCGACAAATGACCGGGCGAACACACAGCACTTCTAGGCATTTTAAGAAAGTTGACCTCAAGAGCAAAACGCTTTCAGCCTTCGGAAGCTGAAGCCAAGGCGGAGCTGCTTTAGAAGAGGCGGCTTCATAACACTAAAAAACTAACAGGATGGTTACCACTGACTAATTCCAGGTTCACCAAGAGCTATTTGCTGCGCTGTGTCATACTTTAATCATGATTTGTCTGCTTTTAAAAACCTACCTATGCCGTCACTGTGTTTGGCCTACTCAGCGGGGTGCGTTGCAATGACGTCGTGCGTGACGTGAGTGCAACTGAGGACGACAACGTTAGTGTTCAAACAGGGATGATGTTCTTAATATAATGCCAGAGTGCGCAATAGAAGGGAGCGATAGGACAACTAGGCAGGACGCTGGCAAGCGTTCCCAGGAGGCCGGAATTAATATGGAGAAACGCcaaaacatgaaagcttcttCCCCCGTTGACAGAAAAGAACTCATCGAATTGCCAAAGCCAATAAATAATAGCAAGTTAGGAAAGAAGGAGTTGTAGCATAGAGATTATGGAGCATGTCCAAAAGAATATAGGTAGTCTAAAAGCCTTAAACAGAAAATAAGACAAGCAAAAATCAAGTGTAAGCGTAAGTGACAAGAGGGGCAGTACCACTACCAGTATAGAAATTAGGTTAATTTTGCGAAATAATCCTATGTTCGCACCTCCGTACAAAAAACAAGGGCGTCATTCAGGTTCATCTGCCGCTTTCCCATTGGCAATGCCTCTAAGGTTTCCTGTGCTTCCTCTATACTTACCGGCGTCACACCTACTTCCTCGGCAAAACCGCGTCTTCCCTATACAGAGATCTAGAGCAGCTGAAGTAATCATGATGCGCCTGACATAGGCGGTATTCCTGAGAAAGTGGATAAATAGCTAGAAACTATGGAGGAAGTACAAAAAACCTCAAAGGTAATGCAAACAGAAAAGCGGCAGCTGGACATTAAGTAACAACATGTTTGTTGCAAGAAGGTGTGAACATGGGGCTGGAAAATTTTCCCATTCTGTTTACGGAATGCCTCACGACACCGGGCATAGGAAAACCTTgcaaaaacggtaataatatCCTAATTAAGAAAAAAGGGAGTCGTCTGCAGAGAAAAATGATAAAATTCCGATTAGGAAGCATGTGAGAACGAGAAACAATTTGTCCAGTACTGATGTTTGGGTGCTTTCAGCTGGTATTCGGAGAAATTAATGGGCAAAATTCGGATATAAATGGTATTGGAGAATACTTTAGCAATCCCCGAATTGCTGATGACAACGCCCTGCTAAGTCACTCAGCAGACGAATTACAGATAATGATAATGATATAGGATAATGAGATAGGATGGCAACAGGCAAAGGAGAGAAGTCGTCGTAAGATTAATATGAACAAAACAAGTTATCAACGGCCTCGCTATAGAATAACAGTTAAAAAAAGCAGCGAAGAACTAGGATGGGTAAGCGTATACATCTGCTGAGCACAAATAGTGTACGCAGATCCAGACCACGTCAGTCAAAAAACTAAAAGAATAAGAGTACGGCGGAGTTAATTTTGCAGGTACTCTTAGGTAATGAACGACAGTTCGACTGTATCCTTCAAGAAGAAAGATATAGCATCTatatcttgccagtactcacaCATGGGGTCGGAGATTCAAGGCTGTGCAAAAGAGTTTAATTAAAGTTGAGGATAGCGCAGCGAATTGTTGAACGAAAGCTTGTAGGGGACACTTAATCTCCCCCTAAAGCGTCTGACGCGATGGCTTTAGTGTGTTACTCACATATATGCGTAATTGATCATTCTGAATTTTGCACTCGTTTGagcctgggagtcatcatactaCTCCTTGCGCAAAGGTGCAATAGCAAACGGATGGGCCACTGTCCTCCGATCGCAGGTGCTGCATtacaggttgctctttccgagcaacctctcgcgctcATTCATTAGTTTCACTGCCGCCTGCCGGGTTGGTTAGTTTGTTCACAATTCGGCGAGCGTTTTGCGAccacgccacaaggtcacgtgacctaggtagctcACGTAGGTCGCTACGCgaccctatttatcgctcacaaggaCGAGGACCACCCCGACGTCGCCGGATTCTCTGATAACATTTGAAACAGAGCAAAGGACGGGACACGAGGATGGAGACGCCACCAGTGTCGTAGTGTCTCCTTACttgtgttctgtttttttttgcgctgtttaaaatacgaACGTTAACTAACCAGTCCGATTCACAACGCTTCTGTGGATTTTCCGGGCAATGGTAGCTTTGACGATGTCGCTTTAAAATTATTGATGTAAATTTACTTAGCAGAAAGTGAGAAGACTGGAGGCAGGAATCAAAGGAGAGCCGAAATCAAGCACAAGTGCGCGTGTGCAGGAGCCAGTAGAGAGTCAGGTGGCGGAAGGAGATTAGAAAGCTCGCCGAGATCTGTTGGCCGCAGATAACGAGGTACAGGGTTGATAAATGTCAGCGGAGGAGGCATTTAATCTGCAGTTATGCCACAGTTAGGGTGATGACGTTGAATAAATATTAAACGGAATATTACAACTGTACCCAACAACACAGTAATTTCGCGACAGCAGAAAAAGAAGTGAGGTGTTGTATGTTATCGAGATGACAAGTTAAAGAAGGTGCCCTGCATACTTCGTTTCTCTTGATGTATAACGAGTACTTCCACTGGAAGCCAGTCAAAAGGTGAACAGGAGTTTACAGCTCTTTTTTAGTCTTTTCAACCCAAAGCTTCGGCATCACGCTTTGAGAAGCAGTGCAGCTCACCTGCCATCACGACGGCGAGCATGACTGCCAAAGTGAAGAGGAGCAGGCCAACCAGCACCAGCGCAATGTACGATATACACGCCGCCAGGGACCAGTTTCTGTAAGGCAGCACAGGTTCGTATTAAGAGATCAGAAAAAATACCCTGGATCCTGAGGACCAATCTAAATGAGCTGTAAAAGTCGACCACAGTTTAGAGCTTTAAGGCGACTCAGGGTTCCCTCAGCAACCTTGGTTCTTTGATGTAATGGGATAAAGTCAGTATTGCATTTCGCCAAATTATCCGGAATTCAATAGGAATTCTGTGGCTCTGGAAGATTATTCTAATGCAAACCAGAATACGCATGCAGGTAAAAAGGGCAAGCAACTGAGCATACGTTCCTTTCTGCCCTAATAATCCTTCAATCCATGCTGAAACAGCGTACAGCCCCTTTAACACAAACATTTTAGCACAGAACCTTATCACGAGTGAAGTTGTGGCTCAAGAACTCTAAAAATTATGCGGTAATTTGAGAGCACTTCAAAACAGCACCCCTCCAACAAAAAAGTATCCACTTTAATGCGTCTGTGACGTTTGATTTATGTAGTCGAGGTTTCTCAACCTGAAAGGTAATCATTCAGTCGAGGACTTAAGATTCTTAGTGACGTCAATTCGATCCCTTAAGCAATTCTATTGTTCCCTTGCATTTCACCTTCGCTCAGTAATGCGCTCTTAGTCGGCGTCCGTCTTAAGGCAGACAACAAGAGAACGTAAATTTTGTCCGCCTAGCTGCAGCAACTTTTAGCGGAAACCAACCACACCTTGCATGGAATTAAGCATTCGATACGACATAAACAAAACGCGCTTGAGTACTGTTTCCGCGCTCCCACATAGCACTGTTTCTGCGTTGAAGCAGCAGAAACGATATGCCACGAAGGCATCGCAATCATGTATGTACAACAACATTGTTCAGGTAACCCTTTCATTATATTGCAGAAGAAATAAGTGCAACTGCACAAAGATCAGCTATTGCGAACGACATTACCGAAAGGGGAGGCCATTAGGCTCCTGCGGTTAAGCTATCACTATAAACCTATCACGCTACCTCTTTATCATAGCTGTCAGTCTTCTCCCCTGAGGAGAGCAAGAGCTCAGTGATTCAGTTAGGTGGGCCTTCCGTCACTCTAGCGCCCTACACGCAACCTACATCCACCCTACAGCAACTTACTTTCAGGCAACTCCAAAGCAGTAAGTTATCAATATAGTCGTTAATGTGCAGTTCTCGCGCAGAATATCGCCTCAGCTACGCATCCATTACTCTCTCATTTATCGCTTAAATAGTTGAGAAATTGGTGCGAACAGTTGCCAACAAAAGATTTGTTCGACGTGGCGCCTTGACCCGTGTAATGAATGTAGCTTTGTCCTTCGCATGTACACCACGTCTTCGCGAAGGCAACGAGACGGGACAACCGGAACATTTATTCTTATTTCCGCCATACGTGAAAGATCCCCAACTGCTGCCGCTACAGCCATATTAACCCTAAGAATCAATTTATGCAACCGCATCAGATATTCACGCGCTCACCTGTCACTTGTGGTTTGGTCAGTCGTAGctggaaaaaaagacaaaaagatgtACTATCAAGATTCTCGAGAGTGAATGAAGCGAATGCTGAGCTGAATGATGTAATTtattattataagtcttcaaaccaaaacagacaggcaaatctgtcgaaatgtttagtttttcgcTCGGAAGGCTACTACAAATGTCGGGAAACATGCTCGTAAGGTCCTTCACACCTTAATTTGGAGGCTGGTGAATAGTTCGGAACACAAAGAGATAGCCGTTCAGCCGCTGAAAACAAAAGAGTGTAGAGAATCTGCTCGTGGTTTCCCATATTATTTCTTTCGTGTAAAAATCAACTTCTGCCAACCCCACTGCAATCCAGAGAACGTGATGCCTGCTAGAAAGATCTCATAAACAACGGATGCAAAACCCTGACACAAGCCGTGTGTTAATGCTGCAGGCCGATTGCTTGAGAAGCCGCCCTCAACAGCACAAACTTGCACAGGGGCTATGTACCTGAAATAAAGATACTTGTGACGCCGTATAACTATTTCTTCTAAAATAGTTTTACCTGAAACCACGCAACTTCAGGTAGAATAAGCGGAAAGCCGCTCGCATCGCTGACGAGAGGACAAATTTTGGCACCTGTTTCTGGAATGACACTTGAGCGCGTATGTAAAGTATGCCCTTTCGATAAACTAGCCAATGCTTCTAGTGCGACTGATGCATCTAAGATGAAAAGCATGTTACGGAACAATAAGATATTAAAAACAATGTAGATATTAAAGGGCTACTGTATAGGTTTTAGAAATCAAGGAGCTTAAAAGTGTCGAATGCGTGAACCTCGCAGGTAAAGGATGCGAAGTCTTTTTAGGCTAGCATTCGAAATAGTGAAGTAATCCGCGATAAAATCACGGCGCCCTTCGAGCATCTCCGTTGCGCAGTACGCCAACTGGGCGGCACATGAAGAAGTAATCGTAGGTATCCGTACATATCCAACGCATAAACGCctgctttgaaggaaaaaaaaaaaacaaacgccaCCGAAGACAAATCCTCAGAACATTCTTTGGCAGCTTCCAACGAGGCATAGCAGGGTGTGGCTGACGATAGCGATAATTTCAAATCATCAGTTCCGTGACGTAACACTGAACTTCTCTGCCTTCCTTCCATGGTATGAGGCAAAGCGCGAAATTCGATCGTCGATTACGTCGCTaatttaaatgctagtgcaaaaacactcggtatgctttacctacagcctatataGCTTTGAATTCTGGAATATCGATAAACTCTCAAAAATGGGTGCAGTTGCCCTCTACGTCAAACGTCCCACCTAAATAGAGTTAGTGAGCTAACCGATGAATCGCTACTACGGTgtcaataataatagtaataaggAGAATTAATTAAGTTGATTAAGATATTTCTAGGTATATACACTACAGAATAGGCGCATTCCAAGGTTAATCTTATCCAAGTTGTGTACAACCGCAGGGCAACATGGGCGCACAACAGAGCTTTGTATACAGAAAAGTTTATAATACATACCACGCAAAAATGAGCAGTTACAAGATAAATTTTAATAAAAGAATATTGTCAGTGATTCCGCACAGGTTACAAGTTAGAAAATTTATAAACATGGCAAGATGGTTCCGTATAATGAAAGTATGAAGCGCGCTTTACGTACGCACTAGGACTTAAAGTTCACTGCATACCTTAAAAATGTATAATGCctctttaaataaagaaggctcTGCTCCCGTGACTAAAATGCTCCTGTGTAATGTTTTCCGTTGTGTCATGAATGTAACTAAAGGTGAGGCTTTGTATCTTTTTGCGGGCTGACAAAAATTTTGATTAACCTCGCGGACGTGATCTAAACGAAATAACGAGGAACACCAATTATCACTGGGATAAACGTAGTGGAAAAGAACAATCGGAAGAATCTCGCTCCGTAATGCAAGTAAACAGATTTCTGGTCGTGAAGAGGTGCAAGCTAGACGCATCCCAGAAATGTCATAGATCTGGAGAGATGAGAAGATGAGCACCCCAATCTCACAGCCCCATTCAAATATAAGGAGCCATAGCGGTGTATGACGGCATTTTTTCTCAGCTTAACAGCTCACACTAAGCCTGGCAGTCTTAATCATTACTGTATATCTGTGCACATCCGCCTTAATTACGGCGAGCGAAACTAAACGAGAGATGAGTATTGGCGATATGAAGTTAATTCCGCTTCAGTGTGGCCGGGGCCTCGAATATAAAAGGAGCCATCAACTACGCAACATTTGTTTCTGTCACAGCACAAAatgaaaaaagtatttttttcagAGATTACATACTACTGCCGAAACTGTGGCACGAAACTGTTTCGCAGTGAAGACACTGACCGCTGACCGTTGTAAATAAAAAGTGGAGTGCTTACTTCGAACCCTGTCACGCCGAATCGTTGTATTAGCACTGTAGGGTGCAGGACGAGGTGTTCGGACAGGAGCGCTTGGAGCGAGCATCGGAGCTGGTGGGGgtggaggaggacgaggaggaggaggagggtagtACACCGGCATGTAGTACCCGGGAGGGTTCGCCGGTGGGGACAACGGGTACTCCATGAACCCGGTCTCATCTGTGAGAGGAGCAGGTGAAGAAAAAGACAAAATGACCATTGAACGAAAAGTCGTGTAATTAAACATATgacaaagaaaaatattgcacatGGGCTATAAAAACTACCTGCCGTCCTTTCCATCAGCGATTATGACGTGGTGAAAAATACCTTGCTTCGCTCAACATCTCATAATTGTTGGTTTATATATGCCAATCGCCAGGCTTTTGTGTACTTTAGATACTGGCGTGTAGTTAGACATTTTTATtgctctctttattttttctcaaAATCCCGCTCTCCGAACTGGGACTCAGTGAAAAGGGCAATCACGACTAGCAGCTTCTGTCACCGTTACAGCTAAAAAGTTCCTCGCTCCTCTTCACTTACAAGGAGGCAAAAACCGGCCAATAAGACGAGGTACAAGAAGTAGGAATGTACACCCGTTCACTGAACTAGTAACTGTGCTTCATTGAACAAGGCGCCTTCCCAGTAAGGCTCACAAGACACGCGCAACGAAGCCAAACCCATCACCGGACAAAGACATAAGACAGATAGGCAGCACAACTATCGCCCGAAAGCAAGTTCTTTTTGAAGCAGCCGTACCGAAGTTGTGCTCATGCAATCTTCACCGTGCAACCTGATGTAGTAGGCTTCTAAAATTTCGCGTTCTTCTTCCCCTCTGCCAAGAGTGCTTACGTTGCCAAACAGCGGGTAGCAGCCACACTCGCGACAATGACGGGGCAAGTTTTGCCCGTCGGCAGAACCCAAAGGGTTATGGTGTTCGCGCAGCCGTTCATTGATACACCGGCCCGTTTGTCCGCCGTAAATCTTTTCGCATCAGATGGGAAACATACCGCAGGCCTGTGGAATATTTCGTCAAAAAACATTTTCATGCTTGGCCGTGCAACCAGGAATTCTCGATTTGCCTCATGATATACGCGAGCACAGGCCAGAGAGCTTGTAGGCAGCAGAGAATGCAACGTTAACACCCTGCTTAAGTGCATTTTTCTTAATGttgtgggctggcccgtgcccATAGGGCATAACTTCAAATCTTTTTTTTGCTCAGTGGCAACAGCATTAACCTGCctggcattctttttttttcttcttaatccTTAATTTCTTTTATCCTTAAAATGCTGCATCTTTTGGAGCTAAACTTCCTCACACAGAGGATTATGATTATGTAGTTTCGGATTCGCAAAGATGGGGGCTGCAAGTTGTAGGAAGGCTGTTTTAACGCAGCCTCATAAGTATCTCGGTAATACACGATAACGGCACAAAAATTGCCGCCAAAGCAGGACACTTAATCGCTGATTGGGTCTGACCAAGTTATAGCATAGTCGTTCCAAATGGCCACATATGGAATAGACACCCATAGTGAAATTCGCTCATATGGACGCCTTGGCATGCGTTGGTTCATGGTTCGACTCCCAACGAATGGCTGGCGCAAGCTACGGCTAGCATTTTCTTGCCACATTTCACCTAGATTGCAACGCAATCAGTCTCGCACTGGATCGACAATTATCGCAGCGACAATCTTTGTCCCATTACACCGCCAACTCGCCTAGTGTGACTGCGACACAACGACGGGAAGACGCCTCAACGGGCTCTTGATGCTAGTGCATAAAAGCAAGCATTGAGTGCAGCTGCCTGATGCCTTAGTGCGGCATGGATGCATCGACATCTGCTTCAAAGTATACGGTCGCAATAGCGTACGAGTCAAAAGTAGAATCTGGCTCGCGTCTGACAACAGACATGAATGTTCACGCACACATTGAAATAAACGTGACTTTGACATTAAAAATTCTTCAAGATATTTTTCACCGCCCGCAGTATATCTATGCAAGCTCTGAAGATGTTTGAAAAAGATGTGAGCGGACAGGCTGGCAAATTATTTCGACTCTGCGGAAAATGAGTACGTGTTTGGGAATGCCCCCCGCTAACCTGCACCCACTAAAGCAAATGTGGAAAGAACAAATACCTGCCGTATTCCCGATTTTGGATCTACAGCCGCTCAATAAAGCCTAGGCCTCGTGAAAAAGGAAAGCAATCCTGCATTTAAACAGCTGGTGGAGGCAAATAGGCTTTTAAAGGTGACAACTGTTAGATATGATCCTGAGTGCGCTTTACCTTACACGCAT includes these proteins:
- the LOC144102451 gene encoding uncharacterized protein LOC144102451; translation: MTEPALFSEMYQASLRPHPPDKPLPDETGFMEYPLSPPANPPGYYMPVYYPPPPPRPPPPPPAPMLAPSAPVRTPRPAPYSANTTIRRDRVRTTTDQTTSDRNWSLAACISYIALVLVGLLLFTLAVMLAVVMAGKRFSVRRHTTLEEDGPVVLRTARHEHVGLVLPTSSPIEVGRAYQQIPSVGSTSRRRRRLR